One genomic window of Peromyscus maniculatus bairdii isolate BWxNUB_F1_BW_parent chromosome 2, HU_Pman_BW_mat_3.1, whole genome shotgun sequence includes the following:
- the Hectd3 gene encoding E3 ubiquitin-protein ligase HECTD3, with protein MAGPGPGAALESPRQLLGRVRFLAEAARSLRAGLPLPAALAFVPREVLYKLYKDPAGPSRVLLPVWEAEGLGLRVGAAGPAPGTGSGPLRAARDSIELRRGACVRTTGEELCNGHGLWVKLTKEQLAEHLSDCGLDEGWLLVCRPAEGGARLVPIDTPDHLQRQQQLFGVDYRPVLRWEQVVDLTYSHRLGSRPQPAEAYTEAIQRLLYVPPTWTYECDEDLIHFLYDHLGKEDENLGSVKQYVESIDVSSYTEEFNVSCLTDSNADTYWESDGSQCQHWVRLTMKKGTIVKKLLLTVDTTDDNFMPKRVVVYGGEGDNLKKLSDVSIDETLIGDVCVLEDMTVHLPIIEIRIVECRDDGIDVRLRGVKIKSSRQRELGLNADLFQPASLVRYPRLEGTDPEVLYRRAVLLQRFIKILDSVLHHLVPAWDHTLGTFSEIKQVKQFLLLSRQRPSLVAQCLRDSESSKPSFMPRLYINRRLAMEHRACPSRDPACKNAVFTQVYEGLKPSDKYEKPLDYRWPMRYDQWWECKFIAEGIIDQGGGFRDSLADMSEELCPSSADTPVPLPFFVRTANQGNGTGEARDMYVPNPSCRDFAKYEWIGQLMGAALRGKEFLVLALPGFVWKQLSGEEVSWSKDFPAVDSVLVKLLEVMEGMDKETFEFKFGKELTFTTVLSDQQVVELIPGGTGIVVGYEDRSRFIQLVQKARLEESKEQVAAMQAGLLKVVPQAVLDLLTWQELEKKVCGDPEVTVDALRKLTRFEDFEPSDTRVQYFWEALNNFTNEDRSRFLRFVTGRSRLPARIYIYPDKLGYETTDALPESSTCSSTLFLPHYASAKVCEEKLRYAAYNCVAIDTDMSPWEE; from the exons ATGGCTGGCCCTGGCCCCGGAGCGGCGCTCGAGTCCCCCCGACAGCTCCTGGGCCGCGTGCGCTTCCTGGCCGAGGCGGCGCGGAGCCTCCGGGCCGGGCTGCCGCTGCCCGCGGCGCTGGCTTTCGTGCCGCGAGAGGTGCTCTACAAGCTTTACAAGGACCCGGCGGGACCGTCGCGCGTGCTGCTGCCTGTGTGGGAGGCGGAGGGCCTGGGGCTGCGTGTCGGTGCCGCGGGCCCTGCGCCCGGCACCGGCTCGGGACCGCTGCGCGCCGCCCGCGACAGTATTGAGCTCCGGCGTGGCGCCTGTGTGCGCACCACCGGCGAGGAGCTGTGCAACGGCCACGGCCTCTGGGTGAAGTTGACCAAG GAGCAGCTGGCCGAACACCTGAGTGACTGCGGACTGGACGAAGGCTGGCTTCTAGTGTGTCGCCCGGCGGAGGGCGGGGCCCGCCTTGTACCGATCGACACCCCAGACCACctgcagcggcagcagcagctcTTTGGCGTCGACTACCGGCCGGTGCTCAG ATGGGAACAGGTGGTGGACCTGACCTACTCACATCGCCTAGGGTCCAGGCCTCAGCCCGCAGAGGCCTACACGGAAGCGATACAAAGACTACT CTATGTGCCCCCAACGTGGACATATGAGTGCGACGAGGACCTGATCCACTTCTTATATGACCACCTGGGcaaagaagatgagaacctgGGTAGTGTGAAGCAGTATGTGGAAAGCATAGATGTCTCCTCCTACACG GAGGAGTTCAATGTGTCCTGCCTGACGGATAGCAACGCAGACACCTACTGGGAGAGCGATGGGTCCCAGTGCCAGCACTGGGTACGGCTCACCATGAAGAAAGGCACGATTGTCAA GAAGCTGCTACTCACAGTGGATACCACAGATGACAACTTCATGCCTAAGCGGGTAGTGGTCTATGGGGGTGAAGGGGACAACCTGAAGAAGCTGAGTGACGTGAGCATCGACGA GACCCTGATTGGGGATGTCTGTGTCTTGGAGGACATGACTGTCCACCTTCCAATCATCGAGATCCGAATCGTTGAGTGTCGAG ATGACGGGATTGATGTTCGTCTTCGCGGGGTCAAGATCAAGTCCTCTAGACAGCGGGAGCTGGGCTTGAATGCAGACCTGTTCCAGCCAGCCAGTCTGGTGCGATATCCACGCCTAGAGGGCACTGACCCGGAAGTACTGTACCGAAGAGCTGTCCTTCTGCAGAG ATTCATCAAGATCCTGGACAGTGTCCTGCACCACCTGGTACCTGCCTGGGACCACACACTGGGCACCTTCAGTGAGATTAAA CAAGTGAAACAGTTCCTCCTGCTGTCACGCCAGCGGCCCAGCTTGGTGGCGCAGTGCCTCCGCGATTCGGAAAGCAGCAAGCCCAGCTTCATGCCGCGGCTGTACATCAACCGCCGCCTGGCCATGGAGCACCGTGCCTGCCCTTCCCGGGACCCTGCCTGCAAGAATGCAGTCTTCACCCAG GTCTATGAAGGCCTCAAGCCTTCTGACAAGTATGAAAAGCCCTTGGACTACAG GTGGCCCATGCGCTATGACCagtggtgggaatgtaaattcaTCGCAGAAGGCATCATTGACCAAG GTGGTGGCTTCCGTGACAGCCTGGCAGATATGTCAGAAGAGCTGTGCCCCAGCTCAGCTGACACCCCTGTGCCTCTGCCCTTCTTCGTGCGCACGGCGAACCAG GGCAATGGCACTGGTGAGGCCCGGGACATGTATGTGCCTAACCCCTCTTGCCGAGACTTTGCCAAGTACGAGTGGATCGGACAGCTGATGGGGGCTGCCCTTCGGGGTAAGGAGTTCCTG GTGTTGGCCCTGCCTGGGTTCGTGTGGAAGCAGCTGTCTGGTGAGGAGGTGAGCTGGAGCAAAGACTTCCCAGCTGTGGACTCCGTGCTG GTGAAGCTCCTGGAAGTGATGGAAGGGATGGACAAGGAGACCTTTGAGTTCAAGTTCGGGAAGGAGCTAACATTCACCACCGTGCTGAGTGATCAGCAGGTGGTGGAGCTGATTCCTGGGGGCACAGGCATCGTGGTGGGATACGAGGACCGCTCTCGCTTCATCCAGCTGGTGCAGAAGGCTCGACTAGAGGAGAGCAAGGAGCAG GTGGCAGCCATGCAGGCAGGTCTGCTGAAGGTGGTACCGCAGGCTGTGCTGGACCTGCTGACCTGGCAAGAGCTGGAAAAGAAGGTGTGTGGGGATCCGGAGGTCACTGTGGATGCTCTGCGCAagctca CTCGGTTTGAGGACTTTGAGCCATCTGACACGCGAGTGCAGTACTTCTGGGAGGCTCTGAACAATTTCACCAACG AGGACCGGAGCCGCTTCCTGCGCTTTGTCACTGGCCGCAGCCGCCTCCCAGCTCGGATCTACATCTACCCAGACAAACTGGG CTATGAGACCACAGACGCGCTGCCCGAGTCTTCCACCTGCTCCAGCACGCTCTTCCTCCCGCACTATGCCAG tGCCAAGGTATGCGAGGAGAAGCTCCGCTATGCCGCCTACAACTGTGTGGCCATCGACACGGACATGAGCCCCTGGGAGGAGTGA